One window from the genome of Mumia sp. ZJ1417 encodes:
- a CDS encoding FtsK/SpoIIIE domain-containing protein, translated as MIDAADRTLGRFVALAALDSVTVGSGGTRAALRVAGFEKSIVRAALTEVAERQTKGKAPNLIVKVGTSEKLEDVPDDYLLEVGAQLTAWRNVTGEGASVLLFDWGVPPDAQGLSAVNRLDGSVLLSGPDQERRFETFAHEAWVEVGGDGRVPAVLEAYQKRVWDTVSESEEESRSLRQLARFLVESAAIVGRAPVHATEVIQHAVASSLPSLGLFPDSDLFNSDSALEARVRKNVRVSSLRQPSGALLTDEDLLGRIDAAEFTLPRLESVNLSLEDAKGHMRRLVMSLALSDDSRRVLDLPLWLELFEKRSMKVGLGRQIREAIQRADDGRLDEFDALLVEENLDRSDQEAAERFLFAEPPVDVQALADLLPKRLRRRIEKIAFPDSLIAVDPLRALLRELTYFDEEEEGTVVVRVEGGLEAGAWTRWLFAFLYGKSLRRVQASVGLRLGLQVEACLLDCRTPDLPPDDEPFDPSEAWAPIRVVVEMQGGAQRRFRWDPFATPGQIAVAALLNGFEMSPGEVFEGSFDEFLDQFGDPRDWPRRSVDIPTGQFAAELFHLRRRHFGELVDGVDAERIGSYLDEWAQVMSRARAQLVPANAPDADLSDVVLSDVVRLAEHRLATLATHPLRLRWLAHHYTHLTELISKALTEGLKLNPENSDLFFDTIERVSPHGTPAVVVGPNQTAAIPVRESAGHEEYAPVRQGGSESRDWLAAVDETAIDEMVRVISDYLSTYPHKLDGLSVLLLDRNGDSVLPVRVAKRVRARNPRLRLDLVCLAPLETHHGIIQAFDTEFAESDLPEERFLPDVQLVLKPWNSDRDADLSGLEDSVDIALAPALFGTQTSLNASTRDPAATMAGRYDPWTHTAAHNLTESSENVVRELLPSSPDALLETWSTLCVRYDRRSAVAREKESNTDYFEMQVQFDQHQQLFLALHNVAHWVVTLDSFIGRDQIDNLNDRPDVILVKPSVGKNEAYTLIVSSQTGRQLVVRRLRRRLTDIGVVESTEAEATAARFYSVGRNVVPGAVLRSLGIGTTINEIVGLVAARFVIAQRFPVPEEESGIVVWLSFDEQQRWFGRGAKTRADLGRFVLKLNESGNVSLSVLVVESKFRQEYDHGAAEEQLNRTTDLCRSAFASGEEAMDDHRFWLDELASAIEQTSNEELRGSELPSRRLVGPSRLGLEARIIEELRAGNVNLDRVDGVAVATAAAQEEPAPAPHALGRHSLLRLNRPELQEVIGLLRAQIDPTSQPVVAFPGLKMDRAVSLADATEVAAAGRPSVTFDEIAVRDGSQHPDDRALFEPVEGPEKTFAHVVGLGDDELRRRYNRVLDVFGLHNVQVGPPDLGESWQEGPGFYVLRFVPRPGVTVDKVVNRREEVFLALGLPAGYSIRTRNDRGAVVFEIPKLEGEKYGVPAAALWARCPVDERDLVAPVGADIAGRPVEIRFSSPDSPHLLVAGTTGSGKSVALDTILKGLIRYDQSSVRLQLVDPKGTELVDFEDDPHVDGTIGMDADDAIQVLQTAVHEMEDRYRAMKAVRARKLVEFNAKVDAADKKPWIVIVLDEYADLTSDPEDKRSIEDLLRRLTQKARAAGIHVIAATQRPSADVISTTIRSNFPAQLALRVKTATDSRIVLDETGAESLAGQGDALLHTTDGTVRIQVAFDAS; from the coding sequence ATGATCGACGCAGCGGACAGGACGCTCGGCCGTTTCGTTGCTCTGGCGGCGCTGGACTCCGTGACTGTAGGTTCCGGCGGGACTCGGGCTGCGCTACGAGTTGCCGGCTTCGAGAAGTCCATTGTCCGGGCTGCCCTGACGGAGGTTGCTGAGCGGCAGACCAAAGGCAAGGCGCCGAATCTCATCGTGAAGGTTGGGACGTCCGAGAAGCTTGAGGACGTTCCTGATGATTACCTTCTTGAGGTTGGGGCACAGCTGACCGCCTGGCGGAACGTCACCGGCGAAGGAGCGTCCGTACTGCTCTTCGACTGGGGTGTGCCTCCGGACGCTCAAGGCCTCTCGGCCGTCAATCGACTTGATGGCTCTGTGCTGTTGAGTGGCCCCGACCAAGAACGCCGGTTTGAGACCTTCGCGCACGAGGCATGGGTGGAGGTGGGCGGCGACGGCAGGGTGCCCGCCGTTCTTGAGGCGTACCAGAAGCGTGTATGGGACACCGTTTCCGAATCCGAAGAAGAGAGCCGGTCGCTACGCCAGTTGGCTCGCTTTCTCGTGGAGTCCGCGGCGATCGTAGGCCGAGCGCCCGTGCATGCGACCGAAGTGATTCAACACGCCGTAGCAAGCTCACTTCCGAGCCTCGGGTTGTTCCCAGACAGCGATCTGTTTAATTCGGACAGTGCGTTGGAGGCTCGTGTCAGAAAGAACGTCCGCGTTAGCAGCCTGCGACAGCCGAGTGGCGCGTTGCTGACCGACGAAGATCTGCTCGGGCGGATCGATGCCGCCGAATTCACTTTGCCGCGGCTTGAGAGCGTGAATCTCTCACTGGAGGACGCAAAGGGGCACATGCGCAGGCTGGTGATGTCGCTCGCGTTATCGGACGACTCCCGTCGGGTACTTGATCTTCCTCTATGGCTTGAGTTGTTCGAGAAGCGCTCGATGAAGGTCGGACTCGGACGTCAGATTCGAGAGGCGATCCAGCGCGCTGACGACGGGCGGCTCGACGAGTTCGACGCGCTTCTAGTCGAGGAGAACCTAGACCGCAGTGATCAAGAAGCCGCGGAACGGTTCCTATTTGCAGAGCCACCAGTCGATGTGCAGGCTCTTGCTGACTTGCTACCCAAGCGACTAAGGCGTCGGATAGAAAAGATCGCGTTCCCCGATTCGCTAATCGCCGTCGACCCGTTGCGTGCGCTATTGCGGGAGCTCACCTACTTCGATGAGGAAGAAGAGGGCACGGTTGTAGTTAGGGTCGAGGGGGGCCTAGAAGCTGGCGCCTGGACGCGATGGCTGTTCGCTTTTCTCTACGGGAAGAGTCTCAGGCGTGTGCAGGCGTCGGTGGGTCTGAGGCTCGGCTTACAGGTCGAAGCATGCCTTTTGGACTGTAGAACTCCGGACTTGCCGCCTGACGATGAGCCGTTCGACCCTAGCGAGGCGTGGGCGCCGATCCGGGTCGTCGTCGAGATGCAAGGCGGGGCCCAACGACGGTTCCGGTGGGATCCTTTCGCCACGCCTGGACAGATCGCGGTCGCAGCCTTGCTCAACGGGTTTGAGATGTCGCCGGGGGAGGTCTTCGAAGGGAGCTTCGATGAGTTCCTCGATCAGTTCGGTGACCCCCGCGATTGGCCGCGGCGTTCTGTGGATATCCCCACCGGCCAGTTCGCGGCTGAACTGTTCCACCTCCGCCGCCGACACTTCGGAGAGTTGGTCGACGGCGTCGATGCCGAGCGGATTGGTTCGTACTTGGATGAGTGGGCTCAGGTGATGAGTCGGGCTCGAGCGCAGCTCGTACCCGCCAACGCTCCGGATGCTGATCTTTCCGACGTCGTGCTTAGTGACGTCGTACGCCTTGCTGAGCACCGTTTGGCCACGCTAGCAACACACCCGCTGCGATTGCGGTGGCTGGCACACCACTACACGCACTTGACCGAACTGATCTCGAAGGCCCTCACCGAGGGATTGAAGCTCAACCCGGAGAACAGCGACCTGTTCTTCGACACGATTGAGCGTGTTTCGCCGCACGGCACGCCGGCCGTAGTGGTGGGACCCAACCAGACGGCTGCGATTCCGGTGCGCGAGTCGGCAGGGCACGAAGAGTACGCGCCCGTGCGCCAGGGAGGCAGCGAGTCGCGTGACTGGCTCGCTGCGGTCGACGAAACTGCAATCGACGAGATGGTTCGCGTCATTTCCGATTACCTCTCCACCTACCCACACAAGCTCGACGGACTGTCAGTCCTCCTGCTCGATCGGAACGGGGACTCGGTGCTGCCTGTGCGGGTGGCGAAGCGCGTCCGTGCTAGGAATCCGAGACTGCGCTTGGACCTTGTGTGTCTCGCGCCGCTCGAGACACACCACGGGATCATTCAAGCGTTCGACACCGAGTTCGCGGAGTCCGACCTTCCCGAGGAGCGGTTTCTTCCGGACGTTCAGCTCGTCCTGAAGCCGTGGAACTCCGATCGCGATGCGGACCTCAGCGGCCTGGAGGACTCTGTCGACATCGCTCTCGCGCCAGCGCTCTTCGGGACGCAGACGAGCCTCAACGCGAGTACACGGGACCCGGCGGCCACAATGGCTGGTCGATACGACCCGTGGACGCACACCGCCGCCCACAATCTGACCGAGTCGAGCGAGAATGTCGTCCGCGAACTCCTTCCGAGTTCGCCGGATGCACTCCTTGAAACCTGGTCCACCCTTTGCGTCCGGTACGACCGACGCTCGGCTGTCGCCCGCGAGAAGGAGAGCAACACCGACTACTTCGAGATGCAGGTTCAGTTCGACCAGCACCAGCAGTTGTTCTTGGCCCTCCACAACGTCGCACACTGGGTCGTGACCCTCGATTCCTTCATCGGTCGCGACCAGATAGACAACCTCAATGACCGTCCGGACGTCATACTCGTCAAACCAAGCGTTGGCAAGAACGAGGCGTACACGCTGATCGTAAGCTCACAGACCGGACGGCAACTCGTGGTGAGGCGCTTGCGACGACGACTGACGGACATTGGCGTCGTGGAGAGCACCGAAGCCGAGGCGACAGCCGCCAGGTTCTACTCAGTAGGTCGAAATGTGGTGCCGGGTGCGGTGTTGAGGTCGCTAGGGATCGGCACCACCATCAACGAGATCGTCGGCCTCGTTGCAGCCCGCTTCGTGATCGCGCAGCGCTTCCCTGTGCCTGAGGAGGAGAGCGGCATCGTCGTCTGGCTGAGTTTCGACGAACAGCAAAGATGGTTCGGGCGGGGTGCAAAGACACGGGCGGATCTCGGCCGATTTGTGCTCAAGCTCAACGAGAGTGGCAACGTGTCACTATCGGTGCTCGTCGTCGAGTCGAAGTTCCGGCAGGAGTACGACCACGGTGCTGCGGAGGAGCAGCTCAACCGCACGACCGATCTCTGTCGCTCGGCATTTGCATCCGGCGAAGAGGCGATGGATGACCACAGGTTCTGGCTTGACGAGCTGGCCTCAGCCATCGAGCAAACCAGCAACGAGGAACTCCGTGGCTCCGAGCTTCCCTCGCGACGGCTAGTCGGACCCTCGCGGCTCGGTCTTGAGGCGCGCATCATCGAAGAGCTGCGGGCTGGCAACGTCAATCTCGATCGGGTCGATGGTGTAGCCGTCGCAACTGCCGCTGCGCAGGAAGAGCCGGCACCGGCTCCGCATGCTCTTGGGAGACACTCACTTTTACGACTGAATCGGCCGGAGCTTCAGGAAGTGATCGGTCTACTTCGCGCGCAGATCGACCCAACTTCACAGCCAGTCGTTGCGTTCCCGGGTCTCAAGATGGACCGGGCGGTGTCATTGGCAGACGCCACAGAAGTGGCCGCCGCTGGTCGGCCATCGGTCACGTTTGACGAGATCGCAGTCCGGGATGGTTCTCAACATCCCGATGACAGAGCCCTCTTTGAACCGGTGGAGGGACCCGAGAAGACTTTCGCCCATGTTGTAGGGCTCGGCGATGACGAGCTCCGGCGACGATACAACAGGGTCCTCGACGTGTTCGGACTGCACAACGTGCAGGTCGGCCCTCCGGACCTCGGGGAATCGTGGCAGGAGGGCCCCGGGTTCTATGTGCTTCGCTTCGTACCCCGGCCGGGTGTCACCGTCGACAAGGTGGTGAACCGTCGCGAGGAGGTCTTCCTCGCCCTGGGGTTGCCGGCCGGGTACAGCATCCGTACGAGGAATGATCGCGGAGCTGTCGTGTTCGAGATTCCCAAGTTGGAGGGCGAGAAGTACGGCGTACCAGCGGCCGCGTTGTGGGCGAGGTGCCCGGTCGACGAACGCGACCTGGTGGCGCCCGTCGGTGCCGACATCGCCGGCCGCCCGGTCGAGATCCGTTTCTCGTCGCCGGACTCTCCGCACCTCTTGGTTGCCGGTACAACCGGTTCTGGAAAGTCTGTCGCTCTCGACACAATCCTCAAGGGTCTGATCCGATACGACCAATCGTCAGTGCGCCTGCAACTGGTGGATCCCAAGGGCACGGAACTCGTCGACTTCGAGGACGATCCGCATGTCGATGGAACGATCGGGATGGACGCTGACGACGCGATCCAGGTCCTTCAAACTGCGGTTCATGAAATGGAGGACCGCTATCGCGCCATGAAGGCTGTGCGCGCACGGAAGCTAGTCGAGTTCAACGCGAAGGTCGATGCGGCCGACAAGAAGCCATGGATCGTCATCGTGCTGGATGAGTACGCTGACCTCACCAGCGATCCCGAGGACAAGCGATCGATCGAGGATCTGCTCCGACGGCTTACCCAGAAGGCCCGCGCCGCCGGCATCCACGTGATCGCGGCAACGCAGCGTCCGAGTGCAGACGTGATCTCAACGACCATCAGGTCGAACTTTCCTGCGCAGCTCGCGCTGCGGGTCAAGACCGCGACGGATAGCCGAATCGTTCTCGACGAGACCGGTGCCGAGTCGTTGGCCGGCCAGGGAGATGCCTTGCTGCACACGACTGACGGCACCGTGCGAATCCAGGTCGCTTTCGATGCTTCCTGA
- a CDS encoding DNA cytosine methyltransferase, protein MASRHPLHEVRRPDFELGERHLRVVDLFAGCGGLTLGAAQAAHDHGLAIEVPLAVDFEQAPSDVFKANFPKANAHVAAVESYFDGAIGAEPTRTELNVSEQVGAVDLLIGGPPCQGHSNLNNHTRRDDPKNRLYLRMARAAEVLRPRVVVIENVPAVVHDSQQVVTRTTEELTRIGYRVAATRVELVQLGIPQTRRRHILLAVRSDALTAGLSVEDLLKFEPQNTHDLRWAIGDLEHASTDRWIDVPSRMSPENQKRIQWLIDHDELNLPNERRPKCHQGDHSYVSMYGRLAWSQPAQTITSGFGSMGQGRYGHPSQPRTLTPHEAARIQGFPDYFRFDAAVTRTQLSVIIGNAVPPALSRVLTTRLIALRVLDSDS, encoded by the coding sequence ATGGCAAGCAGGCACCCCCTTCACGAAGTCCGGCGCCCCGACTTCGAGCTCGGAGAACGCCACCTCAGAGTCGTCGATCTTTTCGCTGGATGCGGTGGCCTGACGCTCGGTGCAGCACAGGCAGCACATGATCATGGGCTGGCGATTGAAGTACCACTAGCGGTGGACTTCGAGCAGGCTCCCTCCGACGTCTTCAAGGCAAACTTCCCGAAGGCGAACGCTCATGTCGCAGCAGTCGAGAGCTACTTCGATGGTGCGATCGGCGCCGAACCGACTAGGACCGAACTCAATGTGAGCGAGCAGGTCGGAGCGGTCGATCTACTCATCGGGGGGCCCCCATGCCAGGGGCACTCCAACCTCAACAATCACACCCGGAGAGACGACCCAAAAAACAGGTTGTACCTGCGCATGGCGCGTGCCGCCGAGGTCCTGCGTCCCCGCGTCGTTGTGATCGAGAACGTGCCCGCAGTCGTGCATGATTCGCAGCAAGTGGTCACCCGGACAACGGAGGAGCTCACAAGGATTGGGTATCGAGTCGCCGCGACCCGGGTTGAGCTCGTTCAGCTGGGAATCCCTCAGACGCGCCGTCGCCACATCCTCTTGGCGGTGCGTTCAGATGCGCTGACCGCAGGCCTCTCGGTCGAAGATCTCCTTAAGTTCGAACCACAGAACACTCACGACCTCCGATGGGCGATCGGCGATCTTGAGCACGCCAGCACGGACCGTTGGATCGATGTTCCGTCGAGAATGAGTCCCGAGAACCAGAAACGCATCCAGTGGCTCATCGACCACGACGAGCTGAACCTGCCCAACGAACGGCGCCCCAAGTGCCACCAGGGTGACCACTCGTACGTTTCGATGTACGGCCGCTTGGCCTGGTCGCAGCCCGCCCAAACGATTACGAGTGGGTTTGGAAGCATGGGCCAAGGCCGATACGGCCATCCGTCGCAGCCTCGGACGTTGACGCCGCACGAAGCGGCCCGAATCCAAGGTTTTCCTGACTACTTTCGTTTCGACGCTGCAGTGACGCGTACCCAACTGTCGGTCATCATTGGGAATGCGGTCCCACCGGCGCTATCGCGCGTGCTCACGACCCGCTTGATCGCGCTCAGAGTCCTCGACAGCGACTCCTGA
- a CDS encoding vitamin B12-dependent ribonucleotide reductase — MTETVSGPSGAARGRKTTKRAGKGLTINRVYTTEGVHPYDEVTWERRDVVQTNWKTGATVFEQRGVEFPDFWSVNASTIVTTKYFRGAVGTDTREQSLKQLLDRVVLTYVKAGKDNGYFATDADAEVFEHELTYMLLHQVFSFNSPVWFNVGTSSPQQVSACFILAVDDSMDSILNWYKEEGLIFKGGSGAGLNLSRIRSSKELLHSSGGTASGPVSFMRGADASAGTIKSGGATRRAAKMVVLDVDHPDIEEFVQTKAREEDKIRVLRDAGFDMDLGGQDISSVQYQNANNSVRVTDEFMQAVEEGSEFGLRARTTGEVIETIDAKKLFKDIAQAAWECADPGIQYDSTINDWHTTPETGRITASNPCSEYMHLDNSSCNLASLNLLKFLQDDGSFDVATFVKATELIITAMDISITFADFPTEAIGDTTRKFRQLGIGYANLGALLMASGLAYDSDGGRAFASAITSLMTGTSYRRSAELAGIVGPYEGYKQNAEPHARVMRKHQAANDAVRTMHAMDIAVHREATKQWAKGIEIGTKQGWRNAQASVLAPTGTIGFMMDCDTTGIEPDFSLVKFKKLVGGGSMQIVNQTIPVALKKLGYTNETIEAIVEYIAEHGHVIDAPGLKTEHYEVFDCAMGERSIKPMGHVRMMAAAQPFLSGAISKTVNMPETATVEEIGDIYFQGWKLGLKALAVYRDNCKVGQPLSSGKGENKGKDSNAAKPAEVVETVKTVVVEKPIRKRLPKTRPSLTTSFTVGGAEGYMTSGSYPDDGLGEVFLKLGKQGSTLAGVMDAFSIAVSIGLQYGVPLETYVQKFTNLKFEPAGLTDDPDVRMAQSIMDYIFRRLALDYLPFEVRSQMGIHSADERQRQLDTGSYAPVEEEVSEPESLKTSPTGQPPVEQSEERGRVEAKDAKPSAAAEAEIKRETQVDGDMVAESARPAPKQAHTSAELLQVISGTEVDAPLCFTCGTKMRPAGSCHVCEGCGATSGCS; from the coding sequence ATGACGGAGACGGTCAGTGGACCGAGCGGGGCTGCGCGGGGGCGCAAGACCACCAAGCGTGCAGGCAAGGGCCTCACGATCAACCGGGTCTACACCACGGAGGGCGTGCACCCGTACGACGAGGTGACGTGGGAGCGTCGCGATGTCGTGCAGACCAACTGGAAGACCGGAGCGACGGTCTTCGAGCAGCGCGGGGTGGAGTTCCCCGACTTCTGGAGCGTCAACGCGTCGACGATCGTGACCACGAAGTACTTCCGTGGCGCGGTCGGCACCGACACGCGTGAGCAGTCGCTCAAGCAGTTGCTCGACCGCGTCGTGCTGACGTACGTGAAGGCCGGCAAGGACAACGGCTACTTCGCGACGGACGCCGATGCCGAGGTCTTCGAGCACGAGCTCACGTACATGCTTCTTCACCAGGTCTTCAGCTTCAACAGCCCGGTGTGGTTCAACGTCGGCACGTCGAGCCCGCAGCAGGTCTCGGCCTGCTTCATCCTCGCGGTCGACGACTCGATGGACTCGATCCTCAACTGGTACAAGGAAGAGGGTCTGATCTTCAAGGGCGGCTCCGGTGCCGGCCTCAACCTCTCGCGCATCCGCTCGAGCAAGGAGCTGCTGCACTCCTCGGGCGGTACGGCCTCGGGTCCGGTGTCGTTCATGCGCGGCGCCGACGCGTCTGCGGGGACGATCAAGTCGGGCGGCGCGACGCGTCGTGCGGCCAAGATGGTCGTGCTCGACGTCGACCACCCCGACATCGAGGAGTTCGTGCAGACGAAGGCGCGCGAGGAGGACAAGATCCGTGTCCTCCGTGACGCCGGCTTCGACATGGACCTCGGCGGGCAGGACATCTCGTCTGTCCAGTACCAGAACGCCAACAACTCGGTCCGCGTGACCGACGAGTTCATGCAGGCGGTCGAGGAGGGTTCGGAGTTCGGGCTGCGCGCCCGTACGACGGGCGAGGTCATCGAGACCATCGACGCCAAGAAGCTCTTCAAGGACATCGCGCAGGCCGCGTGGGAGTGTGCCGACCCGGGCATCCAGTACGACTCGACGATCAACGACTGGCACACCACGCCGGAGACGGGTCGCATCACCGCGTCCAACCCGTGCTCGGAGTACATGCACCTCGACAACTCGTCGTGCAACCTGGCCTCGCTCAACCTGCTGAAGTTCCTGCAGGACGACGGCTCGTTCGACGTCGCCACGTTCGTGAAGGCGACCGAGCTGATCATCACCGCGATGGACATCTCGATCACCTTCGCCGACTTCCCGACCGAGGCGATCGGCGACACGACGCGCAAGTTCCGTCAGCTCGGCATCGGTTACGCCAACCTCGGTGCGCTCCTCATGGCGTCGGGCCTCGCGTACGACTCCGACGGCGGTCGCGCGTTCGCCTCGGCGATCACGTCGCTGATGACCGGCACCTCCTACCGTCGTTCGGCGGAGCTCGCCGGCATCGTCGGTCCGTACGAGGGCTACAAGCAGAACGCCGAGCCGCACGCCCGCGTGATGCGCAAGCACCAGGCCGCCAACGACGCGGTCCGCACGATGCACGCGATGGACATCGCCGTGCACCGTGAGGCCACGAAGCAGTGGGCCAAGGGCATCGAGATCGGCACGAAGCAGGGCTGGCGCAACGCGCAGGCGTCGGTGCTGGCTCCGACCGGCACGATCGGCTTCATGATGGACTGCGACACGACCGGCATCGAGCCGGACTTCTCGCTGGTCAAGTTCAAGAAGCTCGTCGGTGGCGGCTCGATGCAGATCGTCAACCAGACGATCCCGGTCGCGCTCAAGAAGCTCGGCTACACCAACGAGACGATCGAGGCGATCGTCGAGTACATCGCCGAGCACGGTCACGTCATCGACGCGCCGGGCCTGAAGACCGAGCACTACGAGGTCTTCGACTGCGCGATGGGTGAGCGGTCCATCAAGCCGATGGGTCACGTCCGGATGATGGCGGCGGCGCAGCCGTTCCTGTCGGGCGCGATCTCGAAGACGGTCAACATGCCGGAGACGGCAACCGTCGAGGAGATCGGTGACATCTACTTCCAGGGCTGGAAGCTCGGCCTGAAGGCGCTCGCGGTCTACCGCGACAACTGCAAGGTCGGCCAGCCGCTCTCGTCCGGCAAGGGCGAGAACAAGGGCAAGGACTCCAACGCCGCCAAGCCGGCCGAGGTCGTCGAGACGGTCAAGACGGTCGTCGTCGAGAAGCCGATCCGCAAGCGTCTCCCTAAGACGCGGCCGTCGCTGACGACGTCGTTCACGGTGGGTGGTGCCGAGGGCTACATGACCTCGGGCTCGTACCCGGACGATGGCCTCGGTGAGGTGTTCCTCAAGCTCGGCAAGCAGGGTTCGACGCTGGCCGGCGTGATGGACGCCTTCTCGATCGCGGTGTCGATTGGTCTCCAGTACGGGGTGCCGCTCGAGACGTACGTCCAGAAGTTCACCAACCTGAAGTTCGAGCCGGCCGGTCTGACCGACGACCCGGACGTGCGGATGGCGCAGTCGATCATGGACTACATCTTCCGCAGGCTCGCGCTGGACTACCTGCCGTTCGAGGTGCGCTCGCAGATGGGCATCCACTCGGCCGACGAGCGCCAGCGCCAGCTCGACACCGGGTCGTACGCGCCGGTGGAGGAGGAAGTCTCCGAGCCTGAGTCGCTGAAGACCTCGCCGACGGGACAGCCGCCGGTCGAGCAGTCCGAGGAACGAGGCCGTGTCGAGGCCAAGGACGCCAAGCCGTCCGCCGCCGCCGAGGCCGAGATCAAGCGCGAGACCCAGGTCGACGGAGACATGGTCGCCGAGTCGGCCCGTCCCGCACCGAAGCAGGCGCACACCAGCGCCGAGCTGCTGCAGGTCATCTCGGGTACGGAGGTCGACGCACCGCTGTGCTTCACCTGCGGTACGAAGATGCGCCCGGCCGGCTCGTGCCACGTGTGCGAGGGCTGCGGCGCGACCAGCGGCTGCAGCTGA